Proteins encoded in a region of the Trichomycterus rosablanca isolate fTriRos1 chromosome 26, fTriRos1.hap1, whole genome shotgun sequence genome:
- the gpr83 gene encoding G-protein coupled receptor 83 translates to MVLSVGNSSVDFLSRFSAFWNLSGEDGAGESGAWGDGEAHKPTVRALLVVSYSVIIVISLFGNAVVCHVVMKSKRMHSVTGVFIMNLAIADILITLLNTPFTLVRFVYSTWVFGRAMCHVSRFAQYCSVHVSVFTLVAIAIDRHQVVMHPMKQRMSSLKGVVWVGVIWVMATCFSLPHAIYQTLLRFEFGEGKVRTVCLPSFPHPSDLFWKYLDLTTFVLLYLLPLAIITVAYLVMAKKLWTRNAIGDVTLAQSSAHRRRKRMTMKMLMAVVAVFGVCWFPLNCYVVLLSSKVIPANNGVYFSFHWLAMSSTCYNPFIYCWLNSNFRAEIRSLLLIGRWGKIASAQQS, encoded by the exons ATGGTGCTGTCGGTGGGGAACAGCTCGGTGGATTTTCTCTCCCGGTTCTCGGCGTTCTGGAACCTGTCTGGGGAGGACGGCGCGGGCGAGAGTGGCGCGTGGGGCGACGGCGAGGCGCACAAGCCCACGGTGCGAGCTCTGCTGGTGGTCTCCTACTCCGTCATCATCGTTATCTCGCTGTTCGGGAACGCCGTGGTGTGTCATGTGGTGATGAAGAGCAAGCGCATGCACTCGGTCACCGGCGTGTTCATCATGAACCTGGCCATCGCCGACATCCTCATCACGCTCCTCAACACACCCTTCACCCTG gTGCGGTTCGTGTACAGTACGTGGGTTTTCGGGAGGGCGATGTGCCACGTGAGCCGCTTCGCCCAGTACTGTTCGGTTCACGTGTCCGTCTTCACGCTGGTGGCCATCGCCATCGACCGACACCAG GTGGTGATGCACCCTATGAAGCAGAGGATGTCTTCGCTGAAGGGCGTGGTCTGGGTGGGCGTGATCTGGGTGATGGCCACATGCTTCTCTCTGCCTCATGCCATCTACCAAACCCTGCTGCGCTTCGAGTTCGG GGAGGGTAAAGTCCGGACCGTGTGCCTGCCGAGCTTCCCTCACCCCTCGGACCTCTTCTGGAAGTACCTGGACCTCACCACCTTCGTCCTGCTGTACCTCCTGCCCCTGGCCATCATCACCGTGGCGTACCTGGTCATGGCCAAGAAGCTGTGGACGCGCAACGCCATCGGCGACGTGACGCTGGCGCAGAGCTCGGCCCACCGCCGGAGGAAGAGGATGACCATGAAGATGCTGATGGCGGTGGTGGCCGTCTTCGGCGTCTGCTGGTTCCCGCTCAACTGCTACGTGGTGCTGCTGTCCAGTAAAGTCATCCCCGCTAACAACGGCGTCTACTTCAGCTTCCACTGGCTCGCCATGAGCTCCACCTGCTACAACCCCTTCATCTACTGCTGGCTCAACAGCAACTTCAGAGCCGAGATCAGATCGCTCCTGCTGATTGGACGCTGGGGCAAAATCGCCAGCGCCCAGCAGAGCTAA
- the eda2r gene encoding tumor necrosis factor receptor superfamily member 27, whose product MSGHVPHRPTVQQREPHRDRRARESERSASCTGNRDGSSVSLHGGCQKCPRCPPGHQLRQECGYGLGGGSVCQACERRWFKEDWGSHSCRMCQTCRRLNRREIAACTHTRNAACGDCLPGFYSKRRLDGLQDLECLPCDSAHFRHTQCGSEAADALLRTSEAPPINAAAVMTACVTTVAMVTILLAIVVLTYRFNTLRKSFKGCLSPHSHRDITTASVSVATEYSLTQDGEFGCSDVTFCTRPLAVELSTPISDITSCREARQVTGSSDATAGWGHGGPVECTEGEVLDGERERGGAEVETFLT is encoded by the exons ATGTCGGGACATGTCCCTCACCGTCCCACCGTCCAGCAGCGCGAGCCGCACCGGGACCGCAGAGCACGAGAGTCGGAGCGGAGCGCGAGCTGCACCGGGAACAGAGACG GTTCCTCCGTCTCTCTGCATGGTGGATGTCAGAAGTGCCCGCGCTGCCCGCCGGGACACCAACTCAGACAG gagtgtgGGTATGGACTGGGCGGCGGTTCCGTGTGCCAGGCGTGTGAGAGACGATGGTTTAAGGAGGACTGGGGTTCACACTCCTGCAGGATGTGCCAAACCTGCCGCCGCCTTAACCGACGGGAAATTGCagcgtgtacacacacacgcaacgCTGCATGCGGAGACTGTCTGCCCGG GTTCTACAGTAAAAGGCGATTGGACGGACTGCAGGATCTGGAGTGTTTGCCGTGTGACTCCGCCCACTTCAGACACACACAATGTG GAAGTGAAGCTGCTGATGCGCTGCTCAGAACTTCTGAAGCTCCGCCCATCAACGCCGCGGCCGTGATGACCGCCTGTGTGACAACGGTCGCCATGGTGACCATCCTGTTAGCCATTGTGGTCCTTACCTACAGATTCAATACACTCAGGAAAAGCTtcaaag GTTGTTTATCACCTCACAGTCACCGTGACATTACGACTGCCTCCGTTTCCGTAGCGACCGAGTACAGCCTGACCCAGGATGGAGAATTTGGGTGttcgg ACGTGACCTTCTGTACTCGGCCGCTCGCCGTGGAGCTCAGCACCCCCATCAGTGACATCACATCCTGCAGGGAGGCACGTCAGGTGACCGGGTCGAGCGATGCCACGGCGGGATGGGGGCACGGCGGCCCGGTGGAGTGCACCGAGGGGGAGGTGCTGGACGGGGAGAGAGAACGAGGGGGCGCAGAGGTGGAGACCTTCCTAACATGA